The following proteins are encoded in a genomic region of Flammeovirga pectinis:
- a CDS encoding efflux RND transporter periplasmic adaptor subunit has translation MKNQRYTIAAFVFLLSLGVFTSCGNSNEQKVTTVVTPIVVTTYTVTNKAIATENSYAAEIKSEKITQLSTKLMGRIYNFNFEAGDLVPKGKVIARIESAGIQSSKARIHAQVEMAEIGLKNAEKDFDRITKLHQLESATDKELDDITTHFLSAKAQLISAKKAEDEVNANLSYTLIKAPYNGVITKKYMTGGDMATPGMPIVEFASSASFKAIATIPSAKINQFKKGETAHFIVDANGKTYTGKVKRIVPSGSFNGGQFKVEFTLDSQKGLNNGLYAKVTTAQEVTEKIVVPAESIYVKGQLTGVFLVNMQKEASLTWVRVGKKYDDKIEVLSGIQSDDIVITPLPVSLYDGQPVKYSSQK, from the coding sequence ATGAAAAATCAAAGATATACTATAGCCGCATTTGTTTTCCTTTTATCCTTAGGGGTATTTACTTCATGTGGGAATTCTAATGAGCAAAAAGTGACTACAGTAGTTACTCCAATAGTAGTAACTACTTACACCGTAACAAACAAGGCAATTGCTACAGAAAACTCTTATGCAGCCGAAATTAAAAGCGAAAAAATTACCCAGTTAAGTACAAAATTGATGGGTAGAATTTACAACTTCAATTTTGAAGCAGGAGATCTAGTACCTAAGGGCAAGGTGATTGCAAGAATAGAAAGTGCAGGTATTCAATCCTCAAAAGCAAGAATACATGCACAAGTAGAAATGGCAGAAATTGGCCTTAAGAATGCTGAGAAAGATTTTGATAGAATTACCAAGTTACATCAATTAGAAAGTGCTACAGATAAAGAATTAGATGATATTACCACTCATTTTTTATCTGCAAAAGCACAATTAATCTCGGCAAAAAAAGCAGAAGATGAGGTAAACGCCAACTTATCATATACTTTAATAAAAGCACCATACAATGGGGTTATTACTAAAAAGTACATGACGGGTGGCGATATGGCAACACCAGGAATGCCTATTGTTGAGTTTGCATCTAGTGCATCGTTTAAAGCAATAGCTACTATTCCATCAGCCAAAATAAATCAATTTAAAAAAGGAGAAACAGCACACTTTATTGTAGATGCAAATGGTAAAACATATACAGGGAAGGTAAAAAGAATTGTGCCGTCTGGAAGTTTTAATGGCGGACAGTTTAAGGTGGAATTTACTTTAGACTCTCAGAAAGGACTAAATAATGGGTTATATGCTAAGGTAACTACTGCCCAAGAAGTGACAGAAAAAATAGTAGTACCAGCAGAAAGTATCTATGTAAAAGGACAACTTACAGGAGTGTTTTTAGTAAACATGCAAAAAGAAGCATCTTTAACTTGGGTAAGAGTAGGAAAAAAATACGATGATAAAATAGAAGTTTTATCAGGAATTCAGTCAGATGATATTGTAATTACGCCTTTGCCTGTATCTCTTTATGACGGCCAACCAGTAAAGTATTCATCTCAAAAATAA
- a CDS encoding efflux RND transporter permease subunit: MQKGIAGKIAEVFINSKLTPLLMFVFIGLGIYGSALTPREEEPQIDVPIADLFIGYPGATPEEVEARIAKPIEKMAANIKGVEYVYSTSMNEQAMVIVQFLVGEDIERSIVKLYAELDKHKAQMPKGVMQPIIKVRAIDDVPALSLTFHSDKYDDFMLRRIGEEVGTEIAKINDIAQVKVIGGRSREMRVELDRDKMKSFKVDPLLIAQQIQAANQQMSSGTFNLGNTNFSVKSGAFFKNIDELKHLVIGANNGNLIYLDQVANIIDGPAEPIQYVRYGNGISSNKKHKGDVSAITLSIAKRKGADAMKLADLVLSKTEHLKETLIPKEVEVTVTRNYGESASHKVNELLMHLIGSIIAVTIVVALSMGWRGGLVVFLSVPVTFALTLFSYYLLGYTLNRITLFALVFVTGIVVDDSIIIAENMHRHFKMRKLPFMQAALASINEVGNPTILATFTVIASVLPMIAVSGMMGPYMSPMPIGAAFAMFFSLIVALVITPFIAYRLLKGDKHNEDEVFKVENTAIYKAYNKMMRPLIERPVLRWTFIVSITTMLLGSLSMFYFDMVVVKMLPFDNKNEFQVVVDMPEGTPLEETYQVTKELAAYIRKQPEVVAYQMYVGTSSPNTFNGLVRHYDLRRGPNVADIQVNLTDKGTRSLQSHDLAKAMRPGIQKLATQLGANIKIVEVPPGPPVLSTLVAEIYGPNLKGQEKVAEHVYNVFENSKDIVDVDAYTEADQIEYTFDVDKEKAALAGISTQQIVHSMNVALRGYNVSKIEAPLDYGEVPIKLVLKETNRTSIEDLKSISLKSMQGHMVAVGDLVKVHQSIRPKSIYRKNQKRVTYVVADVAGKMESPIYAMLGIDGELSSIITPNGKALTQNFTSVPFLEDDYVLKWDGEWQITFEVFRDLGAAFAVVLVIIYMLIVGWFQDFKTPIVMMVAIPLAMVGILVGHWMLGAFFTATSMIGAIALAGIMVRNSVLLIDFINIKLEEGAPLKEAVIEAGAVRTMPILLTAGTVVIGAFVILFDPIFQGLAISLMGGTIASTGLTLLIVPLVFYMTEKKKYQK, encoded by the coding sequence ATGCAAAAAGGAATAGCAGGTAAAATTGCAGAGGTCTTTATCAACTCTAAGTTGACGCCTCTTTTGATGTTCGTTTTTATTGGGTTGGGTATTTACGGAAGTGCTTTAACACCAAGAGAAGAAGAACCACAAATTGATGTGCCGATTGCCGATTTATTTATTGGTTACCCTGGGGCAACGCCAGAAGAAGTAGAGGCAAGAATAGCCAAGCCAATAGAAAAAATGGCGGCAAATATTAAAGGGGTGGAATATGTTTACTCTACTTCTATGAATGAACAGGCAATGGTAATTGTTCAGTTTTTAGTAGGAGAGGATATTGAAAGAAGTATAGTGAAACTCTATGCAGAACTTGATAAACATAAAGCACAAATGCCCAAAGGGGTAATGCAACCTATTATTAAGGTAAGAGCAATTGATGACGTTCCTGCATTGTCTTTAACATTCCATAGCGATAAATACGATGATTTTATGCTTAGACGTATCGGGGAAGAAGTGGGTACTGAAATAGCAAAAATTAATGATATAGCACAGGTAAAGGTGATTGGTGGGAGAAGCAGAGAAATGCGTGTGGAATTGGACAGAGATAAAATGAAATCTTTTAAGGTAGATCCATTACTAATCGCTCAGCAAATTCAGGCAGCAAACCAACAAATGTCTTCTGGGACTTTTAATCTAGGAAACACCAACTTCTCGGTTAAATCAGGTGCTTTTTTTAAAAATATTGATGAGCTGAAACATCTAGTTATTGGTGCAAATAATGGTAATCTTATTTATCTAGATCAAGTAGCCAATATAATTGACGGGCCTGCTGAACCTATTCAGTATGTACGTTATGGCAATGGGATTTCTAGTAATAAAAAACACAAAGGTGATGTGTCCGCAATCACATTATCAATTGCAAAAAGAAAGGGAGCCGATGCAATGAAATTAGCAGATTTGGTCCTTTCTAAGACAGAACATTTAAAAGAAACTCTAATTCCGAAAGAGGTAGAAGTTACAGTAACAAGAAATTACGGAGAAAGTGCATCGCATAAAGTAAACGAACTTTTGATGCACCTAATTGGGTCTATAATAGCAGTAACAATTGTTGTAGCGCTCTCTATGGGTTGGAGAGGTGGCTTGGTTGTGTTTTTATCTGTGCCTGTAACATTTGCGCTTACGCTTTTCTCTTATTATTTATTAGGTTATACGTTAAATAGGATCACACTTTTTGCCCTTGTTTTTGTAACAGGTATAGTGGTAGATGACAGTATAATTATTGCAGAAAATATGCATCGTCATTTTAAAATGAGGAAACTCCCCTTTATGCAAGCAGCATTAGCTTCTATAAATGAAGTCGGAAACCCAACAATATTGGCAACATTTACGGTGATAGCATCAGTATTACCAATGATTGCCGTATCTGGAATGATGGGTCCTTATATGAGTCCAATGCCTATTGGAGCTGCATTTGCCATGTTTTTCTCTTTAATTGTAGCATTGGTAATTACTCCATTTATAGCTTACAGATTATTAAAAGGAGACAAGCATAACGAAGATGAAGTATTTAAGGTAGAAAATACCGCGATATATAAAGCATATAATAAAATGATGCGCCCACTTATTGAACGTCCTGTTTTAAGATGGACTTTTATTGTGAGCATCACAACTATGTTACTAGGTTCACTTTCTATGTTTTATTTTGATATGGTAGTAGTAAAAATGCTACCATTTGATAATAAAAATGAGTTTCAAGTGGTAGTAGATATGCCCGAAGGAACACCATTAGAAGAGACCTATCAGGTAACCAAAGAATTGGCAGCCTATATAAGAAAACAGCCAGAAGTAGTGGCGTATCAAATGTATGTAGGTACATCGTCGCCAAATACATTTAATGGTTTAGTAAGGCATTACGATTTAAGAAGAGGGCCAAACGTTGCAGATATTCAGGTTAACCTTACAGATAAAGGAACACGTAGTTTGCAAAGTCATGATTTGGCCAAAGCAATGCGACCTGGTATTCAAAAATTGGCAACACAATTAGGAGCAAACATCAAAATTGTTGAAGTCCCTCCTGGACCTCCAGTACTGTCTACTTTAGTGGCAGAAATTTACGGACCAAATTTAAAAGGACAGGAAAAAGTGGCAGAACATGTGTACAATGTCTTTGAAAACTCAAAAGATATTGTAGATGTAGATGCCTACACAGAAGCAGATCAGATTGAATATACTTTTGATGTAGACAAAGAAAAAGCAGCCTTGGCAGGTATATCTACTCAACAGATAGTACATAGTATGAATGTTGCTTTACGTGGGTACAACGTTAGTAAAATAGAAGCTCCTCTTGATTATGGTGAAGTGCCTATAAAATTAGTTCTTAAAGAAACGAATAGAACATCGATAGAAGACCTTAAAAGTATCTCTTTAAAATCTATGCAAGGGCACATGGTTGCTGTAGGAGATCTTGTAAAAGTACATCAATCAATTCGTCCTAAGAGTATTTATAGAAAGAACCAAAAAAGAGTAACGTATGTAGTAGCAGACGTTGCGGGTAAAATGGAATCGCCTATTTATGCCATGTTGGGTATAGATGGTGAGCTATCTTCTATCATTACACCAAATGGAAAAGCATTAACGCAAAATTTTACATCAGTACCTTTTCTAGAAGACGATTATGTATTGAAATGGGATGGTGAATGGCAAATTACATTCGAAGTCTTTAGAGATTTAGGAGCTGCATTTGCGGTAGTTTTAGTCATCATTTACATGCTAATTGTTGGGTGGTTTCAAGATTTTAAAACACCTATTGTAATGATGGTAGCTATACCACTTGCTATGGTGGGTATCTTAGTAGGCCACTGGATGTTAGGAGCTTTCTTTACGGCCACATCTATGATAGGTGCAATTGCATTGGCAGGAATTATGGTTAGAAACTCGGTGTTACTGATTGATTTTATCAATATAAAATTAGAAGAAGGAGCACCCTTAAAAGAAGCTGTTATAGAAGCAGGAGCAGTAAGAACAATGCCTATTTTATTAACGGCAGGTACAGTGGTAATTGGTGCATTTGTTATCTTATTCGATCCAATTTTCCAGGGTTTGGCCATTTCATTAATGGGAGGTACAATAGCCTCTACAGGCTTAACTTTATTGATAGTTCCATTAGTCTTTTATATGACTGAAAAGAAGAAATATCAAAAGTAA